The following nucleotide sequence is from Tolumonas lignilytica.
CACGTATCATCATGGAATATCTGGACGAGCGTTTCCCACATCCGCCTCTCATGCCGGTCTATCCGGTGGCGCGTGGTAACTGTCGCCTGATGATGCACCGTGTGGAACTGGACTGGTACACATTAGCAGACAAGATCCTGAACAATGCTCCGGATGCCGATGCTGCCCGCAAACAATTGCGTGAAAGCCTGCAATCGATGGCGCCACTGTTCCAGGAATATCCTTTCTTCATGAACGAAGAGTTCAGTCAGGTGGATTGCTACATGGCCCCCCTGATGTGGCGCTTGCCAATCATGGGTATTGAATTCACCGGCAAAGGTGCGAAGGAGCTGAAGGCTTATATGACGCGTTTATTTGAACGTGATTCATTCCAGGCTTCCTTGACTGATGTCGAACGTGAAATGCGCAACGGAATAATCTAATGGTACCGAACATGACGCCTACGCGCCCCTATCTGCTACGGGCATTCTATGAATGGCTGTTGGATAACGACATGACACCGCATTTGCTGGTGGATGCCAATGCCAGGATGGTGCAAGTTCCCCAGCAATATGCGCGGGATGGGCAGATTGTTCTGAATATTGCTCCACAGGCGGTCGTGGCGTTTACCATGGATAACGAGGCGGTCAGCTTTAACGCCCGTTTTGGTGGTGTGCCACAACAGGTTTATATTCCGATGGCTGCTGTATTGGCAATTCATTCCCGTGAGAATGGTGCGGGTACCTTTTTCCCGCCAGAGCCAGCTTATGCGGCTTGGCAGGAAGAGAAAGTTGCTGCTTCATCAGAAGACAAATCTGCTGTGGATGATGACGATCCACAGCCACCGCGTCCTGAGGGCAGACCTACATTGCGCGTTATCAAATAACATGAAAAAGGGAATCTGATGATTCCCTTTTTTGTTTCTTATTTTTGTACGTATTCAAAGACACGGATCACTTTCGACACACCGGATACATTCCGTGCGATTTCTACCGCCAGTTCCCCTTCATCATGCGTAACCATACCCATCAGATAAACCTGACTGTCTTCGGTAATAACCTTGATATGGCTGCTATCAAAGTTTTTCTCCGCGATCAGCATGGTACGGACTTTAGACGTGATCCAGCTGTCATTGGTGCGCAAATCATACCCGATAGGGTCTGCTATTTTTATTTCATTATAAACCTTGCGAACACCATCTTGTTTTTCTGCCATGGCTTTTACTTCTTCGCTGTATTTCTGATGCGGGGTTTGCCCTACCAGCAATACGATACCGTTGTTGCTGCTAACAGAAATATGGCTGATACGGGATATGTCAGGGCGGTTCGTCAGATCATGCCGAATATTTAATTCGATTTTTTCATCATCGACCTGTGCCGTAAGTGTGCGGCGATCCTTTGCAGCGACAACACCGGTTGTTGCGCCTCCAGCTAGTAAAACACCAACGCAACCTTGTAGTAGTAATAAACTGGCCAGCGAGATCGGAAGCAGTTTACGCAACATAATAATTCCTCAATGGTTATTGGGGGAACAGAGTTTGATCTATCAGGTCGCTCAGGCAGTTCAGCACGAGCAAATGGATTTCCAGAATGCGCGAGAATCGCGCAGAAGGACAACGAATTTCGACATCACTTGGCCCAAGTAAGCCCGCAAGTTCGCCTCCATGACCGGTATTTAAAATCACCATAGTCATGTCGCGTGACAAGGCGGCTTCTGCTGCATGGATCAGTTCGCGGTTATCTTCTTCGGTTGTGATCAGCAACAGGATGTCACCTTGCAGTCCGAGCGCTCGGATCTGGTGGGCATAGACATCTTCAAATTTGCCATAATGGC
It contains:
- the dolP gene encoding division/outer membrane stress-associated lipid-binding lipoprotein yields the protein MLRKLLPISLASLLLLQGCVGVLLAGGATTGVVAAKDRRTLTAQVDDEKIELNIRHDLTNRPDISRISHISVSSNNGIVLLVGQTPHQKYSEEVKAMAEKQDGVRKVYNEIKIADPIGYDLRTNDSWITSKVRTMLIAEKNFDSSHIKVITEDSQVYLMGMVTHDEGELAVEIARNVSGVSKVIRVFEYVQK
- a CDS encoding ClpXP protease specificity-enhancing factor, with protein sequence MTPTRPYLLRAFYEWLLDNDMTPHLLVDANARMVQVPQQYARDGQIVLNIAPQAVVAFTMDNEAVSFNARFGGVPQQVYIPMAAVLAIHSRENGAGTFFPPEPAYAAWQEEKVAASSEDKSAVDDDDPQPPRPEGRPTLRVIK
- the sspA gene encoding stringent starvation protein SspA; the protein is MAFAANKRSVMTLFSGNDMFSHQVRIVLAEKGVTFDICMVDVNNLPEELLELNPYNSVPTLVDRDLVLYTSRIIMEYLDERFPHPPLMPVYPVARGNCRLMMHRVELDWYTLADKILNNAPDADAARKQLRESLQSMAPLFQEYPFFMNEEFSQVDCYMAPLMWRLPIMGIEFTGKGAKELKAYMTRLFERDSFQASLTDVEREMRNGII
- a CDS encoding SIS domain-containing protein, coding for MDRIRENFTESIQTKIAAAEILSESIQTAAQMLAICLLNGNKILTCGNGASGALAQLFVSHLMSRFETARPSLPAIALTCDGNLMSSLSHYGKFEDVYAHQIRALGLQGDILLLITTEEDNRELIHAAEAALSRDMTMVILNTGHGGELAGLLGPSDVEIRCPSARFSRILEIHLLVLNCLSDLIDQTLFPQ